The Pedobacter roseus genome contains a region encoding:
- a CDS encoding RagB/SusD family nutrient uptake outer membrane protein has protein sequence MKKYLFIILTLIAFTSCKKFLDIQPESDVSKEELFTTEEGFKEALNGAYVGFAGTNLYGGNLTVSNLDIIAQNYQFNDATLQKIAAFDYTVPAWVSKISTIWTGAYKGIGNVNQILEVIDDRKNLFKDGNYNIIKGEALALRAYMHFDLLRMFGPSYKNNPTFKAMPYVTTVSTKSTPYSTVSEVVDQVISDLQQAKALLKTTDPIIQASYVVGYPNGTKTTELKNASLFLQNRRHRINYYAVAGELARVYLYKGDNTNSLSNAKEVIESLKFPWTVKEDFFAADVARRDRIFYNEILFGWFASKAAIDQANGLFAKDNPDYSATTDQINATYNLGTVGADDWRYKQWFRLVKAANVADRFYLQKYVVNSSPIENLHPMVMPALRLSEMYLIAAEASFDTDATKALDYFNILRIHRGIGTALSAGISKTDFINALEGEYRKEFYGESQNFYMHKRLNLNVITTSGFIYAPSDKLFVFPLPVDEQAYRN, from the coding sequence CAGCCAGAATCCGACGTTTCTAAGGAAGAGCTTTTTACAACTGAAGAAGGTTTTAAAGAAGCATTAAACGGTGCTTATGTAGGCTTTGCCGGTACCAATCTGTATGGGGGCAATTTAACGGTGAGCAATCTTGATATAATTGCACAGAACTACCAGTTTAATGATGCTACCTTACAAAAAATCGCTGCTTTCGATTACACTGTTCCGGCCTGGGTGAGCAAGATCAGCACCATCTGGACTGGGGCATATAAAGGCATTGGTAACGTAAACCAGATTTTAGAGGTAATCGACGATCGTAAAAACCTTTTTAAAGATGGTAATTATAACATTATTAAAGGCGAAGCACTTGCTTTAAGGGCGTATATGCATTTCGATCTGCTGCGCATGTTCGGGCCATCTTACAAAAACAACCCTACGTTTAAGGCCATGCCTTATGTAACTACGGTTTCGACTAAAAGTACACCATATTCTACGGTGAGTGAAGTAGTCGATCAGGTTATTTCTGATCTGCAACAGGCAAAGGCACTGCTTAAAACTACCGATCCGATTATTCAGGCTTCTTATGTGGTGGGTTATCCAAACGGAACAAAAACAACCGAACTTAAAAATGCTTCATTGTTTTTACAGAATAGAAGACACCGTATTAATTATTATGCTGTTGCAGGAGAGCTGGCCAGGGTTTACCTCTATAAAGGAGACAATACCAATAGCTTAAGCAATGCCAAAGAAGTAATTGAATCGTTAAAATTCCCATGGACAGTTAAAGAAGATTTCTTTGCTGCCGATGTAGCCAGGCGCGACAGGATTTTTTACAATGAAATTTTGTTTGGCTGGTTTGCATCTAAAGCAGCAATAGATCAGGCCAACGGACTTTTTGCAAAAGACAATCCTGATTATTCTGCAACTACCGACCAAATTAATGCCACATATAATTTAGGAACGGTTGGGGCCGATGACTGGCGTTATAAACAATGGTTCAGGCTGGTAAAGGCTGCGAATGTTGCCGACCGTTTTTACCTGCAAAAATACGTGGTAAATTCAAGCCCGATTGAGAACCTCCATCCAATGGTAATGCCCGCGCTACGTTTAAGCGAAATGTATCTGATTGCAGCCGAAGCCAGTTTTGATACAGACGCAACAAAGGCGCTGGATTATTTCAATATCCTCAGGATCCACCGCGGCATAGGTACTGCTTTATCGGCTGGCATCTCCAAAACTGATTTTATAAACGCATTAGAGGGAGAATACCGTAAAGAATTTTATGGCGAAAGTCAGAATTTTTACATGCACAAAAGGCTAAACCTGAATGTAATAACCACTTCAGGCTTTATTTATGCCCCATCGGATAAACTTTTTGTATTCCCGCTTCCGGTAGATGAACAAGCTTATAGAAACTAA
- a CDS encoding DUF4843 domain-containing protein, which produces MKKNVVYVLLLSITFFACKKNEMLPYIANDNVYLRYLDKDGNQDTTTLSYSFAYNPGLAQDTLWVPIVVTGPRVSHSRQFALTVVDSVTTAVKGTHYEALKPFYTLPADSGTVKIPLIIKNTDEALAIKSVRLGISTVSGGDFQANLPLALRSKKVVFSSRLEKPGWWIYWESSLGEYGRIKHQLFLISSGTVDLVDQSKPNAYLEIPRSLYYIENFRVFLKDPAAWITKNPSKDFVLTPKTDGSKDFDFYNTASPAKRYTLKYFSLVNGYFFVDENGKQIII; this is translated from the coding sequence ATGAAAAAAAATGTAGTTTATGTTTTGCTTTTGAGCATCACTTTCTTTGCCTGCAAAAAGAACGAAATGTTACCGTATATCGCTAATGATAACGTTTATCTGCGATATCTGGATAAAGATGGTAATCAGGATACCACCACGCTCAGCTATTCATTTGCGTATAATCCCGGTTTAGCCCAGGATACCTTATGGGTGCCTATTGTGGTTACCGGACCAAGGGTATCGCACAGCAGGCAGTTTGCCTTAACCGTTGTCGATTCGGTTACTACAGCGGTAAAGGGGACGCATTACGAAGCATTAAAGCCATTTTATACCCTGCCAGCAGATTCAGGAACGGTTAAAATTCCATTAATCATTAAAAATACCGACGAAGCCCTGGCTATAAAATCGGTGAGGTTAGGTATTAGTACAGTAAGTGGAGGCGATTTTCAGGCAAACCTTCCGCTTGCGCTGCGCAGTAAAAAAGTGGTATTCTCCAGCCGTTTAGAAAAACCGGGCTGGTGGATATATTGGGAGTCAAGCTTAGGTGAGTATGGACGTATTAAACACCAGTTGTTCTTAATCTCATCCGGTACTGTAGATTTGGTTGATCAGTCTAAACCCAATGCTTATTTGGAAATTCCACGTTCACTTTACTATATCGAAAACTTCCGTGTTTTCTTAAAAGACCCGGCTGCATGGATTACCAAAAATCCCAGCAAAGACTTTGTGTTAACACCGAAAACTGATGGCAGCAAAGACTTCGATTTCTACAATACGGCCTCACCAGCCAAGCGTTATACCCTGAAATATTTTTCATTGGTAAACGGTTACTTTTTTGTTGATGAGAACGGCAAACAGATTATTATCTAA
- a CDS encoding PKD-like family lipoprotein yields the protein MKFKMILILAIMAGLYTACKKDLGNYDYHPPSEPTLSAFKDSTFAALLGDSLILNPKISIADANPSTDLAYEWQITVQEELRAAVYQGFPLRIVYNLGPGLRTAKLIITDKRNGLKYTIPFNIMGSTEFTKGKIVLSDDNGTTKLSFVKPDNKTVIADIYNAFHKETLPDHPVELYFADPLPYQPITQQQFWVLCNDQTKKSPLLDASTLLRKSYFNDQFFTPPGAIVPGHIEAYQGTVPTGVINGKMYVGVTSTAPFAPDYGKFANEIGGDYSLSKYFSFVGSFYFAFDTKTKGFVTFAGDGSYLGKDYVVDPAGTSFDPKNIGMDLLYMQTGPAGTYYAFFKAADGTIYELGFTYQFDSVNRKIKAEYKRVFKGASLITSDTKWQRNSLNVFYFTANDKIYRYNPLNEDLRALDAGFGGKKVSMLKISADDNTLTVGTEGAVYTLDVSVGKNGVITQTITGIPGAPVDIVIRK from the coding sequence ATGAAATTCAAAATGATTTTAATACTGGCCATCATGGCCGGTTTATATACGGCCTGTAAAAAGGATCTGGGTAATTATGATTATCACCCGCCTTCAGAACCTACACTTAGTGCATTTAAAGACTCTACTTTTGCTGCCCTTTTAGGCGATTCACTAATCCTGAATCCGAAAATTTCAATCGCGGATGCCAATCCATCAACCGATTTAGCTTATGAATGGCAAATTACCGTTCAGGAAGAGTTAAGGGCAGCAGTATACCAGGGATTTCCCTTACGGATTGTTTATAATCTTGGTCCGGGTTTACGTACCGCAAAATTGATTATTACCGATAAACGCAATGGATTAAAATATACTATTCCATTTAATATTATGGGTAGTACAGAATTTACCAAAGGGAAAATTGTGCTAAGCGATGATAATGGTACCACCAAACTATCGTTTGTAAAACCTGATAATAAAACGGTTATTGCCGATATTTACAATGCTTTCCATAAGGAAACTTTGCCTGATCATCCAGTTGAATTGTATTTTGCAGATCCACTTCCATACCAACCTATTACCCAGCAGCAGTTTTGGGTATTGTGTAACGATCAGACTAAAAAAAGCCCCTTATTAGATGCCAGTACACTACTGCGGAAAAGCTATTTTAACGATCAGTTTTTTACCCCTCCGGGCGCTATTGTACCTGGTCATATTGAAGCTTACCAGGGAACTGTGCCAACAGGTGTGATAAACGGTAAAATGTATGTTGGGGTAACTTCAACAGCACCTTTTGCACCTGATTATGGAAAATTTGCCAATGAAATTGGTGGCGATTACAGCCTGTCGAAGTATTTTTCATTCGTTGGGTCATTTTACTTTGCTTTCGATACCAAAACCAAAGGCTTTGTAACTTTTGCCGGGGATGGAAGTTATCTGGGTAAAGATTATGTAGTCGATCCTGCAGGAACAAGTTTCGATCCTAAGAACATCGGTATGGACCTGCTTTACATGCAAACGGGCCCTGCGGGTACTTATTATGCATTTTTTAAAGCTGCCGATGGTACCATTTACGAGCTGGGTTTTACCTACCAGTTCGATTCAGTAAACAGAAAGATCAAAGCAGAGTATAAACGTGTTTTCAAAGGTGCATCGCTTATCACATCCGATACCAAATGGCAACGCAACAGTTTAAATGTGTTTTATTTTACGGCCAATGATAAAATTTACCGTTACAATCCTTTAAACGAAGATTTACGTGCGCTTGATGCCGGTTTCGGTGGAAAAAAAGTATCGATGTTGAAAATCAGTGCCGATGATAATACCTTAACGGTCGGTACCGAAGGCGCCGTTTATACCCTTGATGTAAGCGTAGGCAAAAATGGGGTCATCACCCAAACCATTACCGGAATCCCGGGGGCTCCGGTTGATATTGTAATCAGAAAATAA
- a CDS encoding TlpA disulfide reductase family protein, translated as MKIIKLAVLAFLFPVLTWAQTPNFSLAGKIGELGTPAKAYIDYMDNGISHEDSVVLVNGTFKFTGHISGNAYARMALDHTGDGKGKAVYTGDVIYFYFGKEQVSITSKDSLQNAVFAGSKVYQEYDAYNKAIGGSIMDLTKAVNIDFNRGTPEQQKDTAYMKAVDLRYRKNIQNRTDKQFQFAKEHPTSYFALVALSEAAGSKVDVVKVQPIFNALNKEFRETDMGKELAQRIAASGITAVGNVAPLFTQNNVVGKPVSLASLKGKVVLVEFWASWCGPCRAENPNLVKQYQTYKDKGFEIISVSLDNVKERWLEAIEKDGLDWIHVSDLKGWNNEVGRLYGVRAVPASFLVDAQGKIIGNGLRGEPLNKKLAEIFN; from the coding sequence ATGAAAATCATAAAATTAGCTGTATTGGCCTTTTTGTTCCCCGTTTTAACCTGGGCACAAACCCCAAATTTTAGCTTGGCAGGTAAAATAGGTGAGCTGGGTACTCCGGCGAAAGCATATATCGATTATATGGACAATGGCATAAGTCACGAAGATTCTGTAGTCCTTGTTAACGGAACTTTCAAATTTACCGGACATATCTCCGGTAATGCTTATGCCCGTATGGCGCTTGACCATACAGGAGATGGTAAAGGTAAAGCCGTTTATACCGGTGATGTAATTTACTTTTATTTCGGTAAGGAACAGGTAAGCATTACTTCAAAAGACTCTTTACAGAATGCTGTTTTTGCCGGCTCTAAAGTTTACCAGGAATATGATGCCTATAACAAAGCTATTGGTGGTTCCATTATGGATCTTACCAAAGCCGTAAATATCGATTTTAACCGTGGTACACCCGAACAGCAAAAAGATACTGCTTACATGAAAGCAGTTGATCTGCGTTACCGCAAAAACATCCAGAACAGAACAGACAAACAATTTCAGTTTGCTAAAGAACACCCAACATCATACTTCGCTTTAGTAGCACTATCAGAAGCAGCAGGAAGCAAAGTAGACGTAGTCAAAGTTCAGCCGATTTTTAACGCCCTGAATAAAGAATTCCGTGAAACCGACATGGGGAAAGAACTGGCCCAGCGTATTGCCGCAAGTGGTATTACCGCTGTTGGGAACGTAGCGCCTCTTTTTACCCAGAACAATGTGGTAGGCAAGCCCGTTTCGCTGGCCAGTTTGAAAGGAAAAGTAGTATTGGTTGAGTTTTGGGCAAGCTGGTGCGGACCATGCAGGGCAGAAAACCCGAATCTGGTAAAACAATACCAAACCTATAAAGATAAAGGTTTCGAAATTATATCCGTTTCCCTGGATAATGTTAAAGAACGCTGGTTAGAAGCTATTGAAAAAGATGGTTTGGACTGGATCCATGTTTCTGACCTGAAAGGGTGGAACAATGAGGTGGGCCGTTTATATGGTGTACGTGCAGTGCCTGCCAGTTTTTTAGTAGATGCGCAGGGTAAAATTATCGGTAATGGCTTGCGTGGTGAACCTTTGAATAAAAAACTTGCTGAGATATTCAATTAA
- a CDS encoding protein-disulfide reductase DsbD domain-containing protein: protein MMKRILTACLMLVSLIVFGKATYRDKIALKVLYVGYNPDKPMPKNVVYYSTRPAVVEKIYKIRMADFKAFLEQRFTEVKVVDVADYKPEMSDRVDVTLMDAGPVNIPANFNRPMVLMHAMAPNVGLPLGLKFDWYCQCLDNDALNIKTDHPIFNTPNAVKLTMVKKATPGSFFNGHQGAKTPKEMEMWQVVKQGFSSKEPYLIGMVSHGEGFNDSPDAESISGGVCIKNAEAVALGRQGNYFMWGFAGSPDYMTDEAKDVFVNTICYIKKFDRQPAIVKKVQIETRSGIDELIYRLSKDLYNQAIVSRREGNLRMLKMQQELKDKKAKGEDIGHGNEMFLKMPVTNDTQSFEDYVKGFAGDSLFRLYGTNISLYHKYYRQNYEYFYPSGVYTLQLDHDAQKLGISNRKIALLDRCIDLLESGKDVAMAQRLLERYTTQNFTKATDWRKWLDQNRNNLFYTESGGFKFMVNTYGKTAPSGEQQSYHLTKAITGGEPTTADPVSVSARFIPGNDNKKDSLLIEAKILKGWHIYAYVSKDNPFVVTETRLELPEGATADKDWKTTAAIPYPGNQGMFIFEGKASFRLLVDYSQAKAGSKIKCGLYYQVCDETKCYPPKEKILEIPI from the coding sequence ATGATGAAAAGAATATTAACGGCATGCCTGATGCTCGTTTCGCTGATTGTTTTCGGAAAAGCGACATATCGGGATAAGATTGCCTTAAAAGTATTGTATGTGGGCTATAATCCTGATAAGCCTATGCCCAAAAATGTAGTTTATTATTCAACTAGGCCAGCTGTGGTAGAAAAAATATACAAAATCAGGATGGCAGATTTTAAAGCCTTTCTGGAGCAACGTTTTACCGAAGTTAAGGTTGTAGATGTGGCTGATTATAAACCGGAAATGTCTGACAGGGTTGATGTAACCCTTATGGATGCCGGTCCGGTGAATATTCCTGCAAATTTTAACCGTCCAATGGTACTTATGCATGCCATGGCCCCCAATGTAGGTTTGCCTTTGGGTTTAAAATTCGATTGGTACTGCCAGTGTTTGGATAACGACGCTTTAAATATCAAAACAGATCATCCCATATTTAATACTCCAAACGCCGTAAAACTGACTATGGTAAAGAAAGCAACTCCAGGTTCTTTTTTTAATGGTCATCAGGGAGCAAAAACGCCAAAAGAAATGGAGATGTGGCAGGTGGTAAAACAGGGTTTCTCCTCAAAAGAACCTTACCTGATCGGTATGGTATCTCATGGCGAAGGATTTAACGATTCGCCCGATGCGGAGTCGATATCGGGTGGTGTTTGTATTAAAAATGCAGAAGCAGTAGCCCTTGGTCGTCAGGGAAATTATTTTATGTGGGGCTTTGCGGGGTCTCCGGATTACATGACAGATGAAGCTAAAGATGTTTTTGTAAATACCATCTGTTATATTAAAAAGTTTGACCGCCAGCCAGCCATCGTTAAAAAAGTACAGATCGAAACCCGTAGCGGTATAGATGAACTGATTTACAGGTTGAGCAAAGACCTGTACAACCAGGCCATTGTGTCAAGGCGCGAAGGCAACCTGCGCATGCTGAAAATGCAACAGGAATTAAAGGATAAAAAAGCAAAGGGTGAAGATATTGGCCATGGCAACGAAATGTTTTTGAAAATGCCGGTAACCAATGATACACAATCTTTTGAAGATTATGTAAAAGGTTTTGCAGGCGATAGCTTGTTCAGGCTTTACGGCACCAATATCAGCCTTTACCACAAATATTACCGCCAAAATTATGAATATTTCTATCCTTCGGGCGTGTATACACTTCAATTGGACCATGATGCGCAAAAATTAGGCATTTCTAACCGTAAAATAGCACTTCTGGATAGATGTATAGATTTATTAGAGAGTGGCAAAGATGTGGCAATGGCCCAACGCCTGCTGGAAAGATATACTACACAAAATTTTACTAAGGCTACAGATTGGAGAAAATGGCTTGACCAAAACCGCAACAATTTATTTTATACCGAATCGGGCGGCTTTAAATTTATGGTTAATACGTATGGAAAAACTGCTCCCTCTGGCGAACAACAAAGTTATCATTTAACAAAAGCAATTACTGGTGGAGAACCTACCACAGCTGATCCGGTTTCGGTTTCTGCAAGATTTATTCCGGGCAATGACAATAAAAAAGACAGTTTACTGATTGAAGCCAAAATTTTAAAAGGGTGGCATATTTACGCCTATGTATCCAAAGATAATCCCTTTGTTGTTACCGAAACCCGGTTGGAACTTCCCGAGGGTGCTACTGCTGATAAAGATTGGAAAACTACGGCGGCAATTCCATATCCTGGCAACCAGGGGATGTTTATTTTCGAAGGAAAGGCAAGCTTTAGGTTGCTGGTAGATTATAGTCAGGCTAAAGCCGGATCAAAAATTAAATGCGGCCTGTATTACCAGGTTTGCGATGAAACCAAATGTTATCCACCAAAAGAGAAAATACTGGAAATTCCCATTTAA
- a CDS encoding TlpA family protein disulfide reductase, translating into MKSFLRLCLLALMCLSVSFSLKAQTPLSKTDSLHNSLLAQMVSLPAPNFSLKDLDGNVVSLKDLKRKIIVLDFWSTWCVPCKKSFPAMQLAVNAYKNDPSVKFLFIHTWETSKTPVEDVKKYMAQSGFKFEVLMDVKDGSGHNAAVEAYGANAIPAKFIIDKAGNIVFKLTGFTGTNAAALAEISERITLAKTHK; encoded by the coding sequence ATGAAATCATTTTTAAGGCTTTGCCTTTTGGCATTGATGTGCCTATCTGTATCCTTTTCGCTAAAGGCACAAACGCCGTTAAGCAAAACCGACTCATTACACAATAGTTTATTAGCCCAAATGGTTTCATTGCCAGCCCCAAATTTTAGCCTGAAAGATCTGGATGGAAATGTGGTGTCGCTAAAGGATTTAAAAAGGAAAATTATAGTACTCGATTTCTGGTCGACCTGGTGCGTACCCTGTAAAAAATCTTTTCCGGCTATGCAGCTTGCCGTTAATGCCTATAAAAATGATCCTTCTGTTAAATTTTTGTTCATCCATACCTGGGAAACTTCCAAAACACCTGTTGAAGATGTGAAGAAATACATGGCACAATCTGGTTTTAAATTTGAGGTACTGATGGATGTGAAAGATGGATCAGGGCACAATGCAGCGGTTGAAGCCTATGGCGCAAATGCTATCCCTGCAAAATTTATTATCGATAAAGCCGGTAATATTGTGTTTAAACTCACCGGTTTTACCGGAACCAATGCCGCCGCACTGGCAGAAATTTCTGAACGGATTACGCTGGCAAAAACTCATAAATAA
- a CDS encoding trypsin-like peptidase domain-containing protein — MYNYIKGLTLSIAVFIGLSAAAQKKQVAKFQQIVNEAVKKAYPASVRMWGFDVQQQQRTSAQFSGVVVSADGYILTAAHTIIPGKNYKVFFPDGRECIAIALGKIENKDTPGIPDVGMMKITDKGDWPHAEMGYSASLVKNEPCISISYPETLNQTWPTLRLGNVAEVKNEYGFIRSTCKMEPGDSGGPLFDYHGRVIGLHSAIDVSEEMNFEIPVDLYRRYWTALNSEILYTAFPKKTDSVKTDPLSSVIEKENKKKALHPVFETPSLKNSCLLIKSTVKGKIQEIEATLFNVKMANGDKKQFLLSKNAMVGENAQLTNNGLAFPLVVLKRDKENDLALLQTPEKLAGGVDLDMASGDVGKIETGRFLYTVEHDGKIVHSVLSSSIFNLPKINNMPYLGAMVVYNSSPVQFSLIKAGSPAEKAGIKVGDELISINGKSLTKASEFAPEMLKYWADDELVFEWTSDSVKVRKSIKLGERIQAAFNHPAEKFEGGKSERRDGFDHVFAHDVAIKASACGSPVFDWGGNFYGINIARFSRTTTLVVPKNILLTSVLNWLKSGN; from the coding sequence ATGTACAATTATATTAAAGGATTAACATTAAGCATAGCCGTGTTTATTGGCCTAAGTGCCGCTGCCCAGAAAAAACAAGTGGCTAAATTTCAGCAAATTGTTAACGAGGCTGTTAAAAAAGCTTATCCAGCCAGTGTAAGGATGTGGGGTTTTGATGTGCAGCAGCAACAAAGAACCAGCGCCCAGTTTAGTGGGGTAGTGGTAAGCGCAGATGGCTACATCCTCACAGCCGCCCATACCATCATTCCTGGTAAAAATTATAAAGTCTTTTTTCCCGATGGACGCGAATGTATTGCAATTGCCCTAGGTAAAATTGAAAACAAAGATACCCCTGGCATACCGGATGTAGGCATGATGAAAATTACCGATAAAGGAGACTGGCCGCATGCAGAGATGGGGTATTCTGCAAGTCTGGTTAAAAACGAACCTTGTATCAGTATTTCCTATCCCGAAACTTTAAACCAAACATGGCCAACTTTGAGGTTGGGTAATGTTGCTGAGGTAAAAAACGAATATGGTTTTATCCGCTCTACCTGCAAAATGGAACCGGGCGATTCGGGTGGGCCATTGTTTGATTATCATGGTCGGGTTATCGGTTTGCACAGTGCTATTGATGTTTCCGAAGAAATGAATTTTGAAATACCTGTTGATCTTTACCGCCGTTACTGGACAGCTTTAAACAGCGAAATACTGTATACTGCTTTTCCAAAAAAGACAGACAGTGTTAAAACAGATCCTTTAAGTTCGGTAATTGAAAAAGAAAATAAAAAAAAAGCTTTACATCCAGTTTTTGAAACTCCGTCACTCAAAAACAGTTGTTTGCTAATTAAAAGTACGGTTAAAGGTAAAATTCAGGAAATTGAGGCCACTTTATTTAATGTAAAAATGGCCAATGGAGATAAAAAACAATTTCTGTTGAGCAAAAATGCCATGGTTGGAGAAAATGCGCAATTAACCAATAATGGATTAGCTTTCCCGCTAGTTGTTTTGAAAAGGGATAAGGAAAATGATCTGGCTTTGCTCCAGACTCCTGAAAAGCTTGCCGGCGGAGTGGATTTAGATATGGCTTCCGGTGATGTTGGTAAGATAGAAACGGGAAGATTTTTATATACTGTTGAACACGATGGTAAAATAGTGCACAGTGTTTTAAGCAGTTCAATATTTAATTTGCCAAAAATCAATAATATGCCTTATCTCGGTGCAATGGTGGTGTATAACTCAAGTCCGGTTCAGTTTTCGTTGATTAAAGCGGGGAGTCCGGCAGAGAAAGCGGGTATTAAGGTCGGTGATGAACTCATTAGCATTAATGGAAAATCGCTAACAAAGGCAAGCGAATTTGCTCCTGAAATGTTAAAATACTGGGCAGATGATGAACTTGTTTTTGAATGGACGAGCGACTCGGTAAAGGTAAGGAAAAGCATTAAACTGGGTGAACGGATACAAGCTGCCTTTAATCACCCCGCAGAGAAATTTGAAGGTGGTAAATCAGAAAGGAGAGACGGTTTTGATCATGTTTTTGCCCATGATGTGGCCATTAAAGCCAGTGCATGTGGTTCTCCTGTTTTCGATTGGGGAGGTAATTTTTATGGAATCAACATTGCAAGGTTCAGCCGGACCACCACTTTGGTCGTTCCAAAAAATATTCTCCTTACATCAGTTTTAAATTGGCTAAAGTCTGGGAATTAA
- a CDS encoding response regulator transcription factor produces MLYDIVIIEDEIDLGNVISEYLKLRGFSVLWFKTATEALDYYGTNQLDNKLVIVDVQLPDRNGFELATEMVKINANQPFFFLTAHNEKQDRLRGLKLGAIDYISKPFEIEELVLRIGNIINKFSGNPKAKSLSKPDYITIGDIRYQKDQLLVLMPEGKEISLTVRESEVLDRLAANINQVVKKKDILLALWGNDDYFNGKSLEVFISRLRRLFKASEQVSIENVYGLGYILKVK; encoded by the coding sequence ATGCTTTATGATATCGTAATTATTGAAGATGAAATAGACCTGGGCAACGTAATTTCAGAATACCTGAAATTGAGGGGCTTTAGCGTATTGTGGTTTAAAACGGCAACAGAGGCATTGGATTATTATGGCACAAACCAGCTCGATAATAAACTGGTGATTGTTGATGTACAGCTACCAGATAGGAATGGTTTCGAACTGGCTACAGAAATGGTAAAGATAAATGCGAACCAGCCTTTTTTCTTTCTTACCGCACACAATGAAAAACAGGACCGGCTTCGGGGCCTCAAGCTTGGTGCGATTGATTATATATCAAAGCCATTCGAAATCGAAGAACTGGTTTTACGGATCGGGAATATCATCAATAAGTTTTCCGGTAATCCGAAAGCGAAATCGCTTTCGAAACCAGACTATATTACTATTGGCGACATCAGGTACCAGAAAGATCAGTTATTAGTGCTCATGCCCGAGGGCAAAGAGATTTCGCTCACAGTACGGGAATCGGAAGTATTAGACCGTTTGGCCGCCAATATCAATCAGGTGGTTAAAAAGAAGGATATCCTTTTGGCGCTTTGGGGAAATGACGATTATTTTAACGGAAAAAGCCTTGAAGTTTTTATTTCAAGGCTTCGCAGGCTTTTTAAGGCCTCTGAGCAGGTAAGTATCGAAAACGTTTATGGCCTGGGTTATATTTTAAAGGTAAAATAA